A stretch of the Streptomyces venezuelae genome encodes the following:
- a CDS encoding (2Fe-2S)-binding protein yields MPSHTFTVNGQSVTVDAPDDLPLLWVLRDLLGIRGPKYGCGVDVCKACTSHLDGTDIRPCVVPVSACAGREVTTIEGLADGDTLHPVQEAWLEQDVSQCGFCQPGQIMAAVALLKRTSEPTEEDLDAIANICRCGTYVRIREAIRSAAARM; encoded by the coding sequence GTGCCCTCGCACACCTTCACCGTCAACGGGCAGAGCGTCACCGTCGACGCCCCCGACGATCTCCCGCTGCTCTGGGTGCTGCGCGACCTGCTGGGCATCCGCGGCCCCAAGTACGGCTGCGGGGTCGACGTCTGCAAGGCCTGCACCAGCCACCTCGACGGCACCGACATCAGACCCTGTGTGGTCCCCGTGTCCGCCTGCGCCGGCCGCGAGGTGACCACCATCGAGGGGCTGGCGGACGGCGACACGCTGCACCCCGTGCAGGAGGCCTGGCTGGAGCAGGACGTCTCCCAGTGCGGTTTCTGCCAGCCCGGTCAGATCATGGCGGCCGTCGCCCTGCTGAAGCGGACCTCGGAACCCACCGAGGAGGACCTCGACGCCATCGCCAACATCTGCCGCTGCGGTACGTACGTCAGGATCCGCGAGGCGATCCGCAGCGCAGCCGCCCGCATGTGA
- a CDS encoding xanthine dehydrogenase family protein molybdopterin-binding subunit: MTGQRHSRRTFLTYLVAAPTLAVATRAGADALAPQQARAVIPTLPAPADLVDLGDLFILAGAPTAGMLVLTVETDGTIRFRLPREEVGQGLTTAVAMLVAEELDAPLHDIRVELDDARPELLFNQLTGSSNAIRSLYGPVRQTAAAVRARLVAAAAARWNLSPGGLTTAAGEVRAPDGRTAGYGALAEAAADPGLIVLGATPKPESRHTLVGRPTGRVDARAMVTGQQQYTLDLDVPGAKPCVVRRPPTLGGTVKSVANAAAVRAMPGVLDLVTLRTGVAVVAETFGQALDARAALQVTWGPGPADHLSDAEIRTRLRAATPPLLVPPLLTPYVDAEFDFAFVSHAPLETNCAVADVREDRAEIWSGLKSPIVARQTIAAELGLPVGRVTVHVVQAGGSFGRRLFFDAALEAALVSKACRRPVRLMWTRVDDTRHGRMRPATHHRIRATFALGEVLSFEHRVAAVETDFRHGLGEIITATAAKLPLGIGNATLAQTLFLTTVKSPYHFGLTTQALTEVPTGIPTGSWRSVYSANTRGAEEIVVDELARRMNKDPYRFRRTFLKSDAQRAVLDRAAAEGDWGREMAPGCAQGIAFHEEYKSRTACLVEIDARDAQRIRVTRAVVVVDVGRPVNPRGLEAQMLGGLTDAISTTLRAGLHIDKGLPLEGSYSQFHWARQQDTPREVKVIVLPATPGAEPGGAGELGVPAAVGAIANAYARATGTRPRSFPLDFDVDFTPYPR, translated from the coding sequence ATGACAGGGCAGCGGCACAGTCGGCGGACCTTCCTTACGTACCTGGTCGCGGCTCCCACCCTCGCCGTCGCCACCCGGGCCGGGGCCGACGCCCTGGCCCCGCAGCAGGCCCGTGCCGTGATCCCCACCCTCCCGGCCCCCGCCGACCTGGTCGACCTCGGCGACCTGTTCATCCTGGCCGGCGCCCCCACCGCCGGGATGCTGGTGCTCACCGTGGAGACCGACGGGACCATCCGCTTCCGGCTGCCCCGCGAAGAGGTCGGCCAGGGCCTCACCACCGCCGTGGCCATGCTGGTGGCGGAGGAACTCGACGCGCCCCTGCACGACATCCGGGTGGAACTCGACGACGCCCGGCCCGAGCTGCTCTTCAACCAGCTCACCGGCAGCTCCAACGCCATCCGCTCGCTGTACGGCCCGGTCCGGCAGACCGCCGCCGCCGTGCGGGCCCGGCTGGTCGCCGCTGCCGCCGCCCGCTGGAACCTCTCCCCGGGCGGGCTGACCACGGCGGCCGGCGAGGTCCGCGCCCCCGACGGCCGTACCGCCGGCTACGGGGCCCTGGCCGAGGCCGCCGCCGACCCCGGCCTGATCGTGCTCGGCGCCACCCCCAAGCCCGAGTCCCGGCACACCCTGGTCGGCCGGCCCACCGGCCGGGTGGACGCCCGCGCCATGGTCACCGGGCAGCAGCAGTACACCCTGGACCTGGACGTGCCCGGCGCCAAGCCCTGTGTGGTGCGCCGCCCGCCGACCCTCGGCGGCACCGTGAAGTCCGTCGCCAACGCAGCCGCCGTCCGGGCCATGCCCGGAGTACTCGACCTGGTCACCCTCCGCACCGGGGTGGCCGTGGTAGCCGAGACCTTCGGCCAGGCGCTGGACGCCCGGGCCGCCCTCCAGGTCACCTGGGGCCCCGGGCCCGCCGACCACCTCTCCGACGCGGAGATCCGTACCAGGCTGCGGGCCGCCACCCCGCCGCTGCTGGTGCCGCCGCTGCTCACCCCGTACGTGGACGCCGAGTTCGACTTCGCCTTCGTCAGCCACGCCCCGCTGGAGACCAACTGCGCAGTGGCCGACGTACGGGAGGACCGGGCCGAGATCTGGTCCGGGCTGAAGTCCCCGATCGTGGCCCGGCAGACCATCGCCGCCGAACTCGGCCTGCCGGTCGGCCGGGTGACCGTCCATGTGGTCCAGGCCGGCGGTTCCTTCGGCCGGCGGCTGTTCTTCGACGCCGCCCTGGAGGCGGCCCTGGTCTCGAAGGCCTGCCGCCGGCCGGTGCGGCTGATGTGGACCCGGGTCGACGACACCCGGCACGGCCGGATGCGGCCCGCCACCCACCACCGGATCCGCGCCACCTTCGCCCTCGGCGAGGTGCTCTCCTTCGAGCACCGGGTGGCCGCCGTCGAAACCGACTTCCGGCACGGCCTCGGCGAGATCATCACCGCCACCGCCGCGAAGCTCCCGCTGGGCATCGGCAATGCCACCCTCGCCCAGACCCTGTTCCTCACCACCGTGAAGTCCCCGTACCACTTCGGACTCACCACCCAGGCGCTGACCGAGGTCCCGACCGGCATCCCCACCGGGTCCTGGCGTTCGGTGTACTCCGCCAACACCCGCGGCGCCGAGGAGATCGTGGTCGACGAACTGGCCCGGCGCATGAACAAGGACCCGTACCGGTTCCGCCGGACCTTCCTGAAGAGCGACGCCCAGCGCGCCGTCCTGGACCGGGCCGCCGCCGAAGGGGACTGGGGGCGGGAGATGGCACCCGGCTGCGCCCAGGGCATCGCCTTCCACGAGGAGTACAAGTCCCGCACCGCCTGCCTGGTGGAGATCGACGCCCGGGACGCCCAGCGGATCCGGGTGACCAGGGCGGTGGTGGTCGTGGACGTGGGCCGGCCCGTCAACCCCCGTGGACTGGAGGCCCAGATGCTCGGCGGGCTCACCGACGCGATCTCCACCACCCTCCGGGCCGGCCTGCACATCGACAAGGGCCTCCCGCTGGAGGGGAGTTACAGCCAGTTCCACTGGGCCCGCCAGCAGGACACCCCACGCGAGGTGAAGGTCATCGTGCTGCCCGCCACCCCGGGGGCCGAACCGGGCGGCGCCGGAGAACTCGGCGTCCCCGCCGCCGTGGGCGCCATCGCCAACGCCTACGCCCGCGCCACCGGCACCCGGCCCCGCAGCTTCCCTCTCGACTTCGACGTCGACTTCACCCCCTACCCCCGCTAG
- a CDS encoding PP2C family protein-serine/threonine phosphatase: MPSHLFADRPAQPPEPGSVDALIKQTRRLRGEVDAVRRDAVVDDDDAQGRWQRALCDLAVHHLDDLGEHLGQLKEGMPPAVEAAPGDPALSAPLEAGSDLTRVGSAEWNLLTDEVSWSEELFQIFGRSPEAGPLSLDELGSTLFSEDQPLLTSMVTACLVDGRPIDGEFRIVRADGRVRTLQMRGEPVLDPDGCTASMWAVLRDVSDLRRSQRAVRESRDSLQRQREIAQTEHRLAVELQEAVLPPWRGSLRFPHGSSGTLDVAAHYLPSATSALIGGDWYDALELPDGCSMLTVGDLTGHGVTATSGMAMMLGALRGMAMAGIAPGPLMGWLNQLLETSVQPALGSAVCCRFDPARRVLTWAQAGHPAPLLFRHGSGRALAPPEGVLLGATSGANYGQAEVGLEVGDVLVLHTDGLTPRSIEFSRADGTERLLALAPRFSAARSAQDIIRMVIEEFGEGEREDDACVLVARIGT; the protein is encoded by the coding sequence ATGCCGTCCCATCTGTTCGCGGACCGTCCCGCGCAGCCGCCCGAGCCCGGGTCGGTGGACGCGCTGATCAAGCAGACCCGACGGCTACGTGGCGAAGTGGACGCAGTGCGCCGCGACGCCGTCGTGGACGACGACGACGCCCAGGGGCGCTGGCAGCGTGCCCTGTGCGACCTCGCCGTGCACCATCTCGACGACCTCGGCGAGCACCTGGGACAGCTCAAGGAGGGCATGCCCCCGGCGGTCGAGGCCGCACCGGGCGACCCCGCGCTGTCCGCCCCGCTGGAGGCCGGATCGGACCTCACCCGGGTCGGCAGCGCCGAGTGGAACCTGCTCACGGACGAGGTCAGCTGGTCCGAGGAGCTCTTCCAGATCTTCGGCCGCTCCCCGGAAGCCGGCCCGCTCTCCCTGGACGAGCTGGGCTCCACCCTGTTCTCCGAGGACCAGCCGCTGCTCACCTCCATGGTGACGGCCTGTCTGGTGGACGGGCGGCCGATAGACGGGGAGTTCCGCATCGTCCGGGCCGACGGCCGGGTCCGGACGCTGCAGATGAGGGGCGAGCCGGTCCTCGACCCGGACGGCTGCACGGCCTCCATGTGGGCCGTCCTCCGGGACGTCAGCGACCTGCGCCGGAGCCAGCGGGCGGTCCGCGAATCCCGGGACTCGCTCCAGCGCCAGCGGGAGATCGCGCAGACCGAGCACCGGCTGGCGGTCGAACTGCAGGAAGCCGTGCTCCCCCCGTGGCGCGGCTCCCTGCGGTTCCCGCACGGCAGCAGCGGAACCCTCGACGTGGCCGCGCACTACCTGCCCTCCGCGACCAGCGCCCTGATCGGCGGCGACTGGTACGACGCCCTGGAACTGCCCGACGGCTGCTCGATGCTGACCGTCGGCGATCTGACCGGGCACGGGGTCACCGCCACCTCCGGGATGGCCATGATGCTCGGCGCCCTGCGCGGCATGGCCATGGCCGGGATCGCCCCCGGCCCGCTGATGGGCTGGCTCAACCAGCTGCTGGAGACCTCGGTGCAGCCGGCCCTCGGCTCCGCCGTCTGCTGCCGCTTCGACCCCGCCCGCCGGGTGCTGACCTGGGCCCAGGCCGGGCACCCCGCCCCCCTGCTGTTCCGGCACGGCTCCGGCCGCGCGCTGGCCCCGCCGGAGGGTGTGCTGCTCGGCGCGACCTCCGGGGCGAACTACGGACAGGCCGAGGTGGGGCTCGAGGTGGGCGACGTACTCGTCCTGCACACCGACGGACTGACCCCGCGCAGCATCGAGTTCAGCCGGGCCGACGGCACCGAGCGGCTGCTGGCACTGGCCCCCCGCTTCTCGGCGGCCCGCTCGGCCCAGGACATCATCCGGATGGTCATCGAGGAGTTCGGCGAGGGCGAACGGGAGGACGACGCCTGCGTCCTGGTGGCCCGCATCGGCACCTGA
- a CDS encoding flavodoxin family protein — MTEDHRHPDLRAVYVNCTLKRSPEVSNTEGLIARSRAVMEANGVTTELVRAVDHDIATGVWPDMTDHGWDSDEWPVLYSQIMAADILVLCGPIWLGDNSSVMKRVIERLYSCSSLLNERGQYAYYGRVGGCLITGNEDGVKHCAMNVLYSLQHLGYTVPPQADAGWIGEAGPGPSYLDKDSGGPENDFTNRNTAFMSWNLMHLAALLKRAGGIPAHGNQRSEWDAGCRFDYPNPEHR; from the coding sequence GTGACCGAGGACCACCGCCACCCGGACCTGCGTGCCGTCTATGTGAACTGCACCTTGAAGCGTTCGCCCGAGGTGAGCAATACCGAGGGGCTGATCGCCCGCAGCCGGGCGGTGATGGAGGCGAACGGGGTCACCACCGAACTCGTCCGGGCCGTGGACCACGACATCGCCACCGGAGTCTGGCCGGACATGACGGACCACGGCTGGGACAGCGACGAGTGGCCGGTGCTGTACTCGCAGATCATGGCCGCCGACATCCTGGTGCTCTGCGGCCCGATCTGGCTCGGCGACAACAGCTCCGTGATGAAGCGGGTCATCGAGCGGCTGTACTCCTGCTCCAGCCTCCTCAACGAGCGGGGCCAGTACGCCTATTACGGGCGGGTCGGCGGCTGCCTGATCACCGGCAACGAGGACGGGGTCAAGCACTGCGCGATGAACGTGCTCTACAGCCTCCAGCACCTCGGCTACACCGTGCCGCCGCAGGCCGATGCCGGCTGGATCGGCGAGGCCGGACCCGGCCCCTCGTACCTCGACAAGGACTCCGGCGGCCCGGAGAACGACTTCACCAACCGCAACACCGCGTTCATGTCCTGGAACCTGATGCACCTGGCCGCCCTGCTCAAGCGGGCCGGCGGCATTCCGGCACACGGCAACCAGCGCTCCGAGTGGGACGCCGGCTGCCGGTTCGACTACCCCAACCCCGAGCACCGCTGA
- a CDS encoding SCO4226 family nickel-binding protein: MATYMDVHTGMKGITKEQFEAAHKADMAIEKEEGVHFKQAWGDPESGHVYCLSEAPSAEAVQRIHKRSGHPADEIYPVPLTV, from the coding sequence ATGGCCACCTACATGGACGTCCACACGGGCATGAAGGGGATCACCAAGGAGCAGTTCGAGGCCGCGCACAAGGCTGACATGGCCATCGAGAAGGAAGAGGGAGTGCACTTCAAGCAGGCCTGGGGCGACCCCGAGTCCGGCCACGTGTACTGCCTGTCCGAGGCCCCGTCCGCGGAGGCCGTGCAGCGGATCCACAAACGGTCCGGGCACCCGGCGGACGAGATCTACCCCGTACCGCTCACCGTTTGA
- a CDS encoding aminoglycoside phosphotransferase family protein yields the protein MYAASSSVTAPVRPHRTLQAGGSPYLDPSRPAAPVVPGTVRARRMAGAGTQPLSGRIDLSGPQGAQLRTALASVQRICPEFAPVQVLRRSGRSVLLVGTTGRATAVAKVLLDHSPEWRERYRHEIAAYRAFVRHRPPVRVPRLIAADPENCTLVVERMAGRVAALQRHPVEAPPRADVRAAVGAVCRVNQWRPPAELFGRPLDYASRISRYHELGLLTDRDLGDLQKLLHGLAVSGPQWQFNHGDALLSNLLLSPAGPVLLDWEHTGWYLPGYDLATLWTVLGDAPAARGQISRLAQSAGPAARDAFLVNLMLVLTREIRMSEMAVQRSMQSAGPAQPVPAGHLSAGEEQRLLLRRLHDDCGMARRAVRAAVGTR from the coding sequence ATGTACGCAGCATCGTCCTCCGTGACCGCCCCCGTCCGGCCGCACCGCACACTGCAGGCGGGCGGCAGCCCCTACCTCGACCCGTCCCGCCCCGCGGCCCCGGTGGTACCGGGCACCGTACGGGCCCGCCGGATGGCCGGGGCCGGCACGCAGCCGCTCAGCGGAAGAATCGACCTGTCGGGGCCGCAGGGCGCGCAGCTGCGCACCGCCCTCGCCTCGGTCCAGCGGATCTGTCCCGAGTTCGCCCCGGTGCAGGTGCTGCGGCGCAGCGGACGGTCGGTCCTGCTGGTGGGCACCACCGGGCGGGCGACCGCCGTGGCCAAGGTATTACTGGACCACTCGCCGGAATGGCGTGAGCGGTACCGGCACGAAATAGCTGCATACCGGGCGTTTGTCCGGCACCGCCCGCCGGTCCGGGTACCGCGGCTGATCGCCGCGGACCCGGAGAACTGCACGCTGGTGGTGGAACGGATGGCGGGCCGGGTCGCGGCCCTGCAGCGCCATCCGGTGGAGGCCCCGCCGCGGGCCGATGTACGGGCCGCCGTGGGCGCGGTGTGCCGGGTCAACCAGTGGCGCCCGCCGGCCGAACTCTTCGGCCGGCCGCTGGACTACGCCTCGCGGATCTCCCGCTACCACGAGCTGGGACTGCTGACCGACCGGGACCTCGGCGACCTGCAGAAGCTGCTGCACGGGCTGGCGGTGTCGGGACCCCAGTGGCAGTTCAACCACGGTGACGCCCTGCTGTCGAACCTGCTGCTGTCGCCCGCCGGTCCGGTCCTGCTGGACTGGGAGCACACGGGCTGGTACCTGCCCGGCTACGACCTGGCCACCCTGTGGACGGTCCTGGGCGATGCCCCGGCCGCCCGCGGCCAGATCAGCCGGCTGGCCCAGTCGGCGGGACCGGCCGCCCGGGACGCCTTCCTGGTCAACCTGATGCTGGTACTGACCCGGGAGATCCGGATGTCCGAGATGGCGGTGCAGCGCTCGATGCAGTCCGCGGGCCCGGCCCAGCCGGTGCCGGCCGGTCACCTGTCCGCCGGGGAGGAGCAGCGGCTGCTGCTGCGCCGGCTGCACGACGACTGCGGGATGGCCCGCAGAGCGGTGCGGGCAGCCGTCGGCACCCGCTGA